In the Aneurinibacillus soli genome, one interval contains:
- a CDS encoding PAS domain S-box protein has protein sequence MSVKQMLRELFIHIAVFISLLFIANYIFSNLNAKKSAKFAYKEGIVYGIMGIVMMQFTITAGPHIFIDMRQLPIMLATLYGTGWQAPIVAGLLVGLFRLMMTDMDLMALIGMGSVLLISVVCLFIGRRLSVRWVAGLLMLVYMAIQNGVIFLFIMKDTELFFRIWINFILIFLSGGILVLYAAEYLRRSNDLLTLLQNAKDQMEAFLLYSADAIMILDQNRNVRQVNRAFETLYGWTEKEIRGGPLPVILPEKEMMMKEVFDRVSGGESVIGLETVAQCKNGHHRYVAITISPIWDEEKQISSFSIVSLDITNRKKQEEALRLSEAKYRYIAENTTDLIVVSKPDGRIEYASPSHQVMIGYSQEEIEEIRGEKRRKLIHPDDLPLLQDTFIHCVEAKQQGEVEFRIHHKTGVWVYLDTRIQPVLDEQGEVESLLIICRDVSERKRTEELLQKSEKLSIIGELAAGIAHEIRNPLTTLKGFIQLLGKDTEHTHYFELMFSELERIEMITNEFLALAKPQVRRFRECDVQQLLTGVTVLLGAQALLNNIEIKTEYTNTPMITCEENQLKQVFINIIKNAMEAMPDGGCVTIKVRMAGERVKISITDSGCGIPAERIARLGEPFYTLKEKGTGLGLMICFKFIKEHGGELLFSSQIGRGTTVDILLPVRHTV, from the coding sequence TTGAGCGTAAAGCAGATGTTGCGTGAACTATTTATTCATATCGCTGTGTTTATTAGTCTGTTGTTTATTGCTAATTATATTTTCAGTAATTTAAATGCAAAGAAAAGTGCTAAATTTGCGTATAAAGAGGGAATTGTATACGGAATAATGGGGATCGTGATGATGCAGTTTACGATTACAGCTGGCCCTCATATTTTTATAGATATGCGTCAACTTCCTATTATGCTGGCAACTTTGTATGGTACAGGATGGCAGGCGCCCATTGTGGCTGGCTTGCTGGTAGGATTGTTTCGTCTGATGATGACAGATATGGATTTAATGGCACTTATTGGAATGGGGAGTGTGTTGCTGATCTCGGTGGTCTGTCTGTTTATTGGGCGACGCCTGTCTGTTCGCTGGGTGGCTGGTCTCCTTATGCTAGTCTACATGGCGATACAAAATGGCGTGATCTTTCTGTTTATTATGAAAGATACAGAGCTGTTTTTTCGCATCTGGATCAACTTTATTTTGATTTTTCTGAGTGGTGGCATTCTTGTCTTGTATGCGGCTGAATATTTGCGACGCTCGAATGACTTACTTACCTTGCTTCAGAATGCCAAGGATCAGATGGAAGCTTTTCTTCTGTACAGTGCAGATGCGATTATGATTCTCGATCAGAATCGGAATGTTCGGCAGGTAAACCGTGCGTTTGAAACGTTGTACGGCTGGACGGAGAAGGAAATTCGAGGGGGCCCGCTTCCGGTAATTCTACCAGAGAAAGAAATGATGATGAAGGAGGTATTCGATCGGGTATCAGGTGGGGAATCGGTTATTGGATTGGAGACAGTTGCACAGTGTAAAAATGGACATCATCGATATGTAGCTATCACGATCTCGCCCATCTGGGACGAAGAAAAGCAGATTTCTAGCTTTTCGATCGTGTCTTTGGATATTACGAATCGGAAAAAACAGGAGGAAGCACTGCGTCTGAGTGAAGCAAAATATCGATACATTGCCGAGAATACAACAGATTTAATTGTTGTGAGTAAGCCGGATGGTCGAATCGAATATGCTTCGCCCTCTCATCAAGTAATGATTGGATACAGCCAGGAAGAAATAGAGGAAATCAGAGGGGAAAAGCGCCGAAAGCTAATTCATCCAGATGATCTACCGTTGTTGCAAGATACATTTATTCACTGCGTAGAAGCAAAGCAGCAGGGAGAAGTTGAATTTCGTATCCATCATAAAACCGGGGTCTGGGTGTACCTGGATACACGCATACAGCCAGTGCTCGATGAGCAGGGAGAAGTCGAATCCTTGTTGATTATATGCCGGGATGTAAGCGAGCGAAAACGAACGGAAGAACTGCTGCAAAAATCAGAGAAGCTGTCTATTATTGGTGAGTTGGCTGCGGGAATTGCTCATGAAATTCGTAATCCGTTGACAACGCTGAAGGGATTCATTCAGCTTTTGGGGAAAGATACGGAGCACACTCATTATTTCGAACTGATGTTTTCTGAGTTAGAGCGGATTGAGATGATTACGAATGAATTTTTGGCATTGGCTAAGCCTCAAGTTCGGAGATTTCGAGAGTGTGACGTGCAGCAGCTTTTAACCGGTGTCACCGTACTTTTAGGGGCACAGGCTTTGCTCAATAATATTGAGATTAAGACAGAATATACGAATACCCCTATGATTACATGTGAAGAAAATCAACTTAAACAGGTGTTTATTAATATTATTAAAAATGCGATGGAAGCTATGCCGGATGGAGGGTGTGTGACCATAAAGGTCCGTATGGCAGGAGAACGAGTGAAGATCAGCATTACAGACAGCGGCTGTGGCATACCGGCTGAACGAATCGCCCGATTAGGAGAGCCGTTTTATACATTAAAAGAAAAAGGAACGGGCCTCGGCTTGATGATTTGCTTTAAGTTTATAAAGGAACATGGTGGAGAGCTTCTCTTTTCCAGCCAGATAGGTCGTGGCACGACCGTAGATATCTTGCTTCCTGTCCGACATACGGTTTAA